GTCCTCGTCGGTACCCTCCCACGCCAAGATGTGAGTGGCGACGCGGTCAAGGAACCAGCGGTCGTGGGTTACGACCACGGCGCAACCCGGGAACTCTTCGAGCGCCTTTTCGAGGGAGCCAAGGGTCTCAACGTCCAGATCGTTGGTCGGCTCGTCAAGCAGCAACAGGTTACCGCCCTGTTTGAGGGTTAGCGCCAGATTGAGGCGGTTACGCTCTCCGCCGGAGAGAACTCCGGCAGGCTTCTGCTGATCGGCTCCCTTGAAACCAAAGGCTGAAATATAGGCGCGCGATGGCATCTCAACGTTCCCCACCTGAATGTAGTCAAGTCCATCAGAGACAACCTCCCACAGCGGCTTATCGGGGTCGATTCCCGCTCGGTTTTGATCTACGTAAGAGATCTTCACGGTTTCACCAATATTGAGTTCCCCATCATCGAGCGGCTCTAGGCCGACGATGGTTTTGAACAGAGTCGTCTTTCCGACACCGTTGGGGCCAATGACACCGACTATGCCGTTTGGAGGAAGTGAGAAACTTAGGTCCTCAATGAGGACACGATCACCGAATCCCTTCTTTAGGTCATCGGCCTCAATGACCACGCTTCCCAGTCTGGGGCCGGGAGGAATCTGAATGTCCTCGAAGTCCATCTTTCGGGTACGTTCGGCTTCGGCCGCCATTTCTTCGTAACGCTCAAGTCGTGCCCTCTGCTTGGCTTGGCGGCCCTTAGCGCTAGTGCGTACCCAGTCGAGTTCGTCCTTAAGCCGCTTGGCAAGTTTCTGATCTTTCTTGCCCTGAATCTGCAGTCGGCGCTGCTTCTCTTCTAGGTAGGTGGTGTAGTTTCCCTCATACGCATAAAGTCGCCCGCGATCGACCTCGGCAATCCACTCGGCGACGTGATCTAGGAAGTAGCGATCGTGGGTGACGGCAATGACCGCACCCGGGTAACTTTTTAGGTGCTGTTCGAGCCAGAGCACGGACTCCGCATCCAGGTGGTTCGTGGGCTCGTCGAGCAGAAGAAGGTCAGGTTGCTCAAGTAATAGCTTGCACAGCGCCACGCGACGACGCTCGCCACCGGAGAGGACACTTACCTGCTCGTCGCCTGGAGGACAACGCAGGGCATCCATGGCCTGCGCCAGTTGCGAGTCCAAATCCCAGCCGTTCACTGCGTCGATCTGAGTCTGCAAATCGCCCATTTCGGCAAGAAGCTTGTCGAAGTCAGCGTCTGGGTCGGCCATCTGCTCAGAAATCTCGTTGTAACGTGCGAGCTTATCAACGGTTCCCTTTACGCCCTCCTGAACGTTCTCGAGAACGGTCTTTGACTCATCAAGCTTCGGCTCTTGCTCCAGGATTCCCACGGTGAAACCGGGAGTCAGACGCGCCTCACCATTCGATGGTTCATCGAGTCCCGCCATGATCCTTAGGATCGAGGATTTGCCGGCGCCGTTGGGTCCAACCATGCCGATCTTCGCTCCAGGAAGGAACGCCATCGTCACGTCATCGAGGATGACCTTGTCGCCGTGCGCCTTACGAGCGCGGACCATCGAGTAAATGTACTCTGCCACGATTCTCCGTATCTCAGTTGGGTGCGGAATAGCTGTTATCAATGCTAGACGGAGGTTCGACTTGTTCTAAGCCCGAAGTGAGTCAGTCGCCTCACTAAGTGGACGACTGAAGTCTATGGAAGCGATACAACCACTGGTCTCACCGGGCGACTGAGGCTGCGCGAAAGTCTAAGCAACACCGTTTTTTGGTGCTTCCCACCGCTAACCGGGAGCGCCATCAACAGAAGCAACTCCATAGAGGCCACAACCAGTCATCTAACTAAGTCAGTCGTCAAGGCTGCACGGACGTCTCGGTAGCACCGATTCCGCTAATCGGGCGTGCAACGCCACGGAGGTGCCTCACGAAGTGCCAATTACTGGTGAACTCTGGCTGAGCCAACTAGGCGGCAATCTCTTCTTCGTTATCCTCTTCAGTGGGATCGTCTACTTCGACGCTCACCAAATTGTCGGCGTCAACGTCTGTGTCAGTGTGCGTTTCGTCAACCAGACCCGGCGTATCATCTCGGGAACTACGATGAACGTTCTCCGACACCTCCGCTGATTGCTCTTCCACGGCCTCTTCCATTTCCTCGACCTCCACCGTCTGCCTGCGCAAACGAGAGAACGAGGAAATCCCAAAAACCATGTCGTGCCCCACTGAAACGGCATGAATGGCTATATCTGCCTTGGCCTCGCCGTCACGATTTATCCATGCCTGAGCAACAGGACGACCGACAACCAGGACTGGTGCGCCTCGACGAACCGAAAGGTTGACGTGCTCTGCCAGGGTTCCCCAGAGCTTGATGGTGTACCACTGGGGCTTGATCTCCTCCCACTGACCATCATCCCGACGACGCGATCGAGGGACGGCCATGCGGAACCTCCCGAAAGTCTTTGCCTCCGGCTCATCGCTACGGTGTAGCGCCACGTCGCTCGCCGCACGACCTCGTAGGACCACTAGGTCTTGAACACTCATTCTCTTTTCCTTTCAACTCGGGGCGACAACCCTCGTCCGACCTAAGTTCTCAGGAAAATCGGTTGAGTGCTCTAACAAGTCTGGCGGTCTGTGTATAGGCACCAAAACGGGTCCCTGTGCGCAGGGACCCGAAAAAGCGGTGAAGCTCCGCTCTTTAGGCGCTACTCGAACTCCGCAAAGTTCTTCTTCGCCTCTTCGACCACGTCGGCTGCCAGATGATGATAGAAACCGGACTCTGGGTTGAGTTCTTGTGGGAACAGTGCCCGCCTGTAGTACTCAAGTTCAACGATCGAATCTTGAATGTCAGCAAGTGCCCTGTGACCACCGTTCTTGTCGGGAGCACAGACGTAGACCCTGGGGTACCAGCGCTTCGCGAGTTCCTTGATGGTTGACACGTCGATGATTCGGTAGTGCAAGTGATCCGTCACGTTAGGCATGTAGGCGCGTAAAAAACGTTGATCCTGCCCAATCGAGTTCCCCGCCAGAGGAGCTATCCCGGGATTCGGAACTATCGACTTGATGTACTCAAGTACCTGCTTTTCGGCCTCTTCTAAGCTCACCCCATTCGCCAACTGATCGAGGAGTCCAGAGCTAGTGTGCATCTCGCGAACGAAGTCGGTCATCTGCTCAAGCGCCTCATCGCTCGGCTTAATAAGGATGTCGATTCCTTCGGCCAGCGGATGAAGCATGGAATCGGTGACGATGACTGCTACCTCAACCAGCTCGTCAACTGCTGGATCCAATCCGGTCATCTCACAGTCGACCCAAACCAATGGTGTCTTATTTGCGCGATCAGGGGGAATCATGTCATTCACCAATCCAGAATACGTTGGGTCGACGCGGAAATCGCCCTGCGCCCCTAGACTGAGGCCCGTGACACGATCTTCAAACTCTTCACGTACCGTCCTTCGCGCCGAGCGGCACTCCCAATCTCCTTTGGTTACCGCGGATCAGATCGAGGACGCGGCTCGAGTCCTCGACGGGGTCGCCCGGATTACTCCGGTGCAACCGATTGAGCGTCTTTCTGAGGCGGTCGGCCTGCCGGTAGTTGTGAAGAGAGAAGACCTTCAGCGCTGCCGTTCATTCAAGATGCGCGGCGCATACAACCGGATCGCCCGACTAGACGAACAGGAACGATCCAAAGGAGTGGTCTGCGCCTCTGCGGGAAACCACGCGCAGGGTGTGGCTCTGGCCTGCTCGGAACTAGGAATCAGAGGAACGATATTTCTTCCCTCCTCCACCCCTCGCCAGAAGCGAGACCGAATTGCCAGCCTCGGCGGCGACTGGGTGAAAATGGTTTTCGTCGATGGGGCATTTGACGAAGCACAGATCGAGGCGGAGCAGTTTGCGGATGAGACCTCGTCAATCTATGTACACCCGTTTGACGACCCGGAAGTAATCGCTGGACAGGGGTCCATCGCCAAGGAGATCTCAAACCAGCTCGGATCGGACCTAGGAACTGTCATCGTTCCAATTGGCGGGGGTGGCCTTATCTCTGGGATCGCCACCTGGTTCAAGCACAACCGGCCGAACGTAAGAGTGATCGGGGCTGAACCAGCCGGAGCCTCGTCCATGTACACGGCGTTAAGGGAGGGCGGACCAACCACGCTCGAATCCATCGACGCGTTCGTTGACGGGACTGCGGTAAAGCGCGCGGGCGACACGACCTATCAGGTTATTAGGGAACTGGTTGACCAGATTGTTCTTGTTCCCGAGGGCGCGGTCGCAAGGGAAATGCTCGAGCTTTATCACACAGACGGGATCATTACAGAACCTGCTGGAGCACTTGCTTCGGCGGCGGTCGCGATGGTGGCGAGTGGTGAGTTACCGGAGCTGAAGCTGGAGGGAACGACGGTCGCCTTGGTTTCGGGCGGCAACAACGATCTATCGAGGTATGCCGAGGTCCAAGAGCGCTCCCTGGTCTATCAGGGACTGCGCCACTATTTCTTGGTGTCCTTCCCACAGCGGCCGGGAGCTTTGCGGGAATTCCTCGACGGTATCCTGGGGCCAGATGACGACATCCTTTACTTCGAGTACATGAAGAAGAACAACCGTGAGACGGGGCCGGCGCTGGTCGGAATCGATATTCACGCCAGAGAGGACCTCACCGGACTACTCGAGCGGATGAACGCTTCAGATCTGCAGATCGAGCAGTTGGATGCGGACTCCGAACTTCTCAGATTCCTGATCTAATGCCGCGAGTGAGGCGCCCCCGGCGCGATTCGAACGCGCGACCATCAGATTACAGGTCTAACTCTTCCCCTGTTTCTGCACTCGCTCTGAACCTTCTGGCCATCTCGGTTGCGCCAGTTCTAGGTTCATTGGAACGGTGCCATGACATCTGCTAAAAACCTCTCGCGTGCCGAGGTGTGCTCGACATGCCGAAGCGACACTCAGGCCCTGGGTCTCCCTCGCGTGAGCTACGCCTTGGCGTGCCAAGGTGTCGCGCACGCCAAGGCGCCGTGGGCGACTGAACCGGATCACGACGCGGCATCGGTGGAATCGCTAACAGCAGCGACCAAGAAATGGCTGAACACGCCAACACACTCGCGACAGCAACCAAACAAGCCAACGCGGCCTAAGAATCAAAACGAATTCTGAAGGTAGCCCGCGACTTCATCACTAACAACAGCCTGACCAATACATCTTTGCCCCTCCGGCGCGACTCGAACGCGCGACCATCCGCTTAGAAGGCGGGTGCTCTATCCACTGAGCTACGGAGGGTGAGCTATCTTGCATCCACGAATATAGCGCTTCTCTTCCGCCAAGCGCCAAATGTGTCCCTTAGTGAAAGCTCACAAACCTCACATTTCATGACCTGCCTCACTCTCCCCGTTGCGAAATGGCGCAGCAACACTCAAATCGAGTAGAACTTACCAACGGCGAGACGAAGGCTGGATCGAGTCTGCGTGAGGACGTTCCCGTTGTTGGGAATGATTTGGTGGCGGACTTTGTTTTGCCTCACCGGCAAGCACAAGAAGAACAGCCTGGGAGCGTAGTGCAACCCCTTTGAGGTAAGACCGGCGACTGCGGCCTTACCCCTGTCATGGCCTCGGGGCGGCAGATCCATCTAGTGGGTGAGCCTCGGTCACACACCTGCAAGCCTCCCGCAGAATTGTGCCCGCGAACCGGGCAGACATGAAGCGGGGCAAGCACCTGTTGATTGGCGCCTGCCCCCGTGTCTGGGTTGTTGTTATGGCTCATATTTGTAGACCTTGTCGCGGGTGTTCGCCTCCAGAACGAGGATCATCATTTTGTTGCCTTGAACGTCACCTAGTATTCGATACCCTCCGGCGATCCGCCAGGACCATAGGCCTTTGAGGTTGTTGGTCATTGGTTTGGCTGTGGTGGTGGGATCATCAAGTTTGGCGGCTTCTTCGAGCTTGTCAAGAACGAGTGCGGCGACAGGCTTATCGAGACGGCGTATCGCCTTGGCCGCATGGTTGGTGTACTCAATTTCCCAGACCAAGTTCGGCCTTAAGTTCGTCGTGGCTGATGGTTTCAAGGGTGCCAGCGCGTGAAGCTTCTACGTCAGCGAGGATGCGATACTCCCATTCGAGACGGTCGAGCTGGCGTTCAATGGCCTCGTTGATGTAATAACTCTGAGTACGTCCAGTTTCGTGAGCTAGGCGCTTGATTCGAGCCTCAGTATCTGGGGCAAGTCTTACAGTCGTCGTCATAATCACTCCTTCCGACTACATGTATTCTACGTATTCGTTGTTGCCCCGTTCAAGGGCCGGTTCGCGGCGGTTTCTGGCGTCAGTGCATCAGCATACTTTCGATAACCTCACTTGACTTATGGAAGTCAAGGCGTTCTCGGGGTTGATCTTTCAGTTGCCAGATTTCCTGGAAAGGCGTCACGCCGGCGCATACCCCACCCGGCATCCATTGGGAAATAGCTGCGCTGGCACGGGTTCAACCGACTGGCGACTTCGATCAAGACAGATCGCCATATCGGCCGATATTCTGAAAGCCCAACGCCGGAAGGATTGCCATGACTCGCAACGTTCAAGTCAAGCGGATTTATGAGGATGCTTCTCCAAAAGACGGTGCCCGCGTTCTTGTTGACCGACTATGGCCGAGGGGCATCAGTAAGGACCGAGCCCAGCTAACTCTTTGGGACAAGGAAGTCGCCCCCTCCACCGAACTCCGCAAATGGTACGGACACGATCCTGCCAGGTTCGAAGAGTTCCAGAAGCGATACAAGGACGAGCTATCTTCGGGCGAGCAGACCGATGGATATCTACGACTTCAAGAACTCGCAAGAAAGGGCCCGCTCACGTTGCTAACGGCATCCAAAGCAGTCGAGATCAGCGAAGCAACCGCCCTTCAGAAATTGCTCAACGGGAGCTGGAACCCCAACGAGAATGACGAATAGCTCTTCCTCGGAGACAGTGCAAATCCGGTCTGAATCAACCAGACCGGACTCACTACTTCGACGCCGCTGGATTTTCAGATGGGGATCGCCTCGATCACCCGGCCGCTTCCCAATGTTGGAGTTCCGGATCGCTCCGATCACCAGCAATGGCTAATCGATGTCTACCTGAACGGCCTGCGTCCCAGGTAGGTCCTCGACGTTAAGACGGCACTGATCGCCTCACCCGCCTCAGTTCTGGTCGCCTCCTCATACTCCGACCCGATTTGTAACCGTATTAGTTGAGCCAGGCCGACACAACCTCCAAGAGCGGAGTAGTTGGGCGGCCAATGAGGCGAGAAAGCTCCCCCGGAGCTTGGTCGTCAAGCTCACCGGCGGCGATGGCCTGATCGGTCGAGACAAGAAAATCAACAGCCGCGGCAGGCACGCCAGCGTCAAGCAGAATCTGACGATGTTCTTCTGATGAGACGTTCTTCGATTCGACCGACCCACCGGTCCTGTCACTTATCAACGCAGCCAGGTCCGACAGAGTCCAAGGCTCGTCGCCAGATAACTCATAAGTT
The sequence above is a segment of the Actinomycetaceae bacterium MB13-C1-2 genome. Coding sequences within it:
- the ettA gene encoding energy-dependent translational throttle protein EttA, yielding MAEYIYSMVRARKAHGDKVILDDVTMAFLPGAKIGMVGPNGAGKSSILRIMAGLDEPSNGEARLTPGFTVGILEQEPKLDESKTVLENVQEGVKGTVDKLARYNEISEQMADPDADFDKLLAEMGDLQTQIDAVNGWDLDSQLAQAMDALRCPPGDEQVSVLSGGERRRVALCKLLLEQPDLLLLDEPTNHLDAESVLWLEQHLKSYPGAVIAVTHDRYFLDHVAEWIAEVDRGRLYAYEGNYTTYLEEKQRRLQIQGKKDQKLAKRLKDELDWVRTSAKGRQAKQRARLERYEEMAAEAERTRKMDFEDIQIPPGPRLGSVVIEADDLKKGFGDRVLIEDLSFSLPPNGIVGVIGPNGVGKTTLFKTIVGLEPLDDGELNIGETVKISYVDQNRAGIDPDKPLWEVVSDGLDYIQVGNVEMPSRAYISAFGFKGADQQKPAGVLSGGERNRLNLALTLKQGGNLLLLDEPTNDLDVETLGSLEKALEEFPGCAVVVTHDRWFLDRVATHILAWEGTDEDPAKWYWFEGNFEAYEKNKIERLGPEAARPKSATHRRLTRD
- a CDS encoding single-stranded DNA-binding protein is translated as MSVQDLVVLRGRAASDVALHRSDEPEAKTFGRFRMAVPRSRRRDDGQWEEIKPQWYTIKLWGTLAEHVNLSVRRGAPVLVVGRPVAQAWINRDGEAKADIAIHAVSVGHDMVFGISSFSRLRRQTVEVEEMEEAVEEQSAEVSENVHRSSRDDTPGLVDETHTDTDVDADNLVSVEVDDPTEEDNEEEIAA
- the orn gene encoding oligoribonuclease — encoded protein: MIPPDRANKTPLVWVDCEMTGLDPAVDELVEVAVIVTDSMLHPLAEGIDILIKPSDEALEQMTDFVREMHTSSGLLDQLANGVSLEEAEKQVLEYIKSIVPNPGIAPLAGNSIGQDQRFLRAYMPNVTDHLHYRIIDVSTIKELAKRWYPRVYVCAPDKNGGHRALADIQDSIVELEYYRRALFPQELNPESGFYHHLAADVVEEAKKNFAEFE
- the ilvA gene encoding threonine ammonia-lyase IlvA; translation: MVTADQIEDAARVLDGVARITPVQPIERLSEAVGLPVVVKREDLQRCRSFKMRGAYNRIARLDEQERSKGVVCASAGNHAQGVALACSELGIRGTIFLPSSTPRQKRDRIASLGGDWVKMVFVDGAFDEAQIEAEQFADETSSIYVHPFDDPEVIAGQGSIAKEISNQLGSDLGTVIVPIGGGGLISGIATWFKHNRPNVRVIGAEPAGASSMYTALREGGPTTLESIDAFVDGTAVKRAGDTTYQVIRELVDQIVLVPEGAVAREMLELYHTDGIITEPAGALASAAVAMVASGELPELKLEGTTVALVSGGNNDLSRYAEVQERSLVYQGLRHYFLVSFPQRPGALREFLDGILGPDDDILYFEYMKKNNRETGPALVGIDIHAREDLTGLLERMNASDLQIEQLDADSELLRFLI
- a CDS encoding type II toxin-antitoxin system RelE/ParE family toxin, whose amino-acid sequence is MVWEIEYTNHAAKAIRRLDKPVAALVLDKLEEAAKLDDPTTTAKPMTNNLKGLWSWRIAGGYRILGDVQGNKMMILVLEANTRDKVYKYEP
- a CDS encoding DUF6290 family protein, encoding MTTTVRLAPDTEARIKRLAHETGRTQSYYINEAIERQLDRLEWEYRILADVEASRAGTLETISHDELKAELGLGN
- a CDS encoding DUF488 family protein, whose product is MTRNVQVKRIYEDASPKDGARVLVDRLWPRGISKDRAQLTLWDKEVAPSTELRKWYGHDPARFEEFQKRYKDELSSGEQTDGYLRLQELARKGPLTLLTASKAVEISEATALQKLLNGSWNPNENDE